Proteins from a single region of Candidatus Kryptoniota bacterium:
- a CDS encoding T9SS type A sorting domain-containing protein — translation MNKWVVVLIAIVSTHLLTRPAAGQWVPVTPQYSDDVWALTSIGTTIFAGMDDGVYLSTNNGSSWRASGLTGSTVRALLVTGGRIFAGTDSGVFVSTNNSVSWSGVGLDSVSVDAFCTIGRRLIAGTRGLGIFVSTDAGSTWNSTALGKCTVYSLASGGSEVFATVAYGGVFVSNDSGETWVTANNGLTTANVNQILVSGMDLYVSAYRGVFRSTNGGALWKSVLDLGSPRETQLVSSLAISNGNIVVGSLFGEPILYSTDDGAVWNSAEGLGSSNPPDVECLAVLDSGVFAGTRQAGVLRSFDNGESWTPVGLADFGVTSLVSSGSDIFEGSDGGGIFRSTDNGNTWNGASSGLTSSYISCLVADDSTLFSGTQNADGGGVFRSTDFGSSWSLTGLSDQSIFALALRGQNLLAGTYTGAYLSTNNGDYWNTILGGYYSIEVQAIAAGDTDFFASDGSRGIYISGDDGVTWAYHEGVMGDFLVVSGARVFLGSWTFGLQVSTDNGSTWSSILSGYSGDGGVTAMAVNETKIYAKLVSNAGSGGRLGVFLSDDLGARWTRVDSGLTDDVNCLCVSNGYLFAGASNGRVWRRLLSEMVVGVKDREKMLPNTMALSQNYPNPFNPTTVIAYQLPAAGRVSLIIYDVLGREVARLVDGQKAAGSYEVKFDGSKLPSGLYFYRLSTGSYSRTMKMVVLK, via the coding sequence ATGAATAAATGGGTCGTTGTCTTAATTGCGATAGTTTCTACTCACCTTTTGACCCGTCCGGCGGCAGGTCAGTGGGTTCCTGTGACGCCACAATACAGCGATGACGTGTGGGCATTAACTTCTATTGGCACCACTATCTTTGCGGGGATGGACGACGGCGTCTATTTGTCCACGAACAACGGCTCAAGTTGGAGAGCTTCGGGCTTGACAGGATCTACGGTTCGAGCATTACTTGTTACGGGCGGAAGAATATTTGCAGGCACAGACAGCGGCGTGTTTGTGTCGACGAATAACAGTGTCAGCTGGTCGGGAGTGGGTCTTGACAGTGTTTCTGTCGACGCCTTCTGTACCATAGGCAGAAGACTGATTGCGGGTACGAGAGGGCTGGGCATTTTTGTTTCAACCGACGCGGGATCGACGTGGAATTCTACTGCTCTAGGGAAATGTACGGTCTACTCGTTGGCATCGGGCGGGTCGGAGGTTTTTGCGACTGTTGCGTATGGCGGCGTTTTTGTTTCCAATGATAGCGGCGAAACGTGGGTTACCGCGAATAATGGTTTAACGACTGCGAACGTGAATCAGATACTCGTTAGCGGGATGGATTTGTATGTCAGTGCGTATCGCGGAGTTTTCCGCTCCACAAACGGCGGCGCACTCTGGAAATCTGTGTTAGATCTGGGAAGCCCAAGGGAAACTCAGTTGGTTTCCTCCCTTGCGATAAGCAACGGAAATATCGTGGTTGGTAGTTTGTTCGGAGAGCCCATCTTGTATTCAACAGATGATGGTGCGGTGTGGAATTCCGCGGAGGGGCTGGGAAGTTCCAACCCTCCTGATGTTGAGTGCCTTGCGGTTCTTGATTCAGGGGTATTTGCCGGAACAAGGCAAGCCGGGGTTCTTCGCTCTTTTGACAACGGTGAATCCTGGACACCTGTAGGTTTAGCGGATTTTGGAGTGACGTCATTGGTTTCGAGTGGCAGCGACATTTTTGAAGGAAGCGACGGAGGAGGGATATTCCGCTCCACCGACAACGGGAATACGTGGAACGGTGCCAGTTCAGGATTGACCTCTTCTTATATTTCCTGTCTTGTTGCCGACGACTCCACGCTCTTCTCAGGTACACAGAATGCGGATGGAGGAGGAGTCTTTCGTTCAACAGACTTCGGAAGCAGCTGGTCATTAACCGGTTTAAGTGATCAATCAATCTTCGCTTTGGCACTGCGTGGCCAGAATCTTCTTGCCGGCACATATACGGGTGCATATCTGTCGACGAATAACGGAGATTACTGGAATACGATATTGGGGGGATATTATTCAATTGAAGTCCAGGCAATCGCGGCGGGTGATACGGATTTCTTTGCCAGCGACGGGAGTCGGGGAATTTATATTTCTGGGGATGACGGAGTGACCTGGGCATATCACGAGGGAGTTATGGGAGATTTTCTCGTGGTTAGCGGGGCCAGAGTGTTTCTCGGAAGCTGGACGTTCGGGCTTCAAGTCTCCACAGACAATGGTTCAACCTGGTCCTCTATTCTGAGTGGATACAGCGGCGACGGTGGGGTGACTGCCATGGCGGTTAACGAAACAAAGATTTATGCAAAACTTGTCTCGAACGCCGGAAGCGGCGGACGCTTGGGCGTTTTCCTAAGTGACGATCTCGGTGCCAGGTGGACAAGAGTTGATTCCGGTCTTACTGACGATGTGAATTGCTTGTGTGTCAGCAACGGCTATCTTTTTGCCGGTGCGAGCAACGGGCGAGTATGGCGACGGCTGCTTTCCGAAATGGTGGTCGGCGTGAAAGATCGTGAAAAGATGTTGCCGAATACAATGGCGCTGTCGCAAAATTATCCGAATCCGTTCAATCCCACAACTGTTATCGCCTATCAACTCCCGGCGGCCGGTCGGGTCTCTTTGATAATCTATGACGTCCTCGGGAGAGAGGTGGCAAGATTAGTCGATGGCCAGAAAGCCGCGGGTAGTTACGAAGTGAAATTCGATGGAAGCAAACTTCCGAGCGGTCTGTATTTTTACAGGCTGAGCACGGGCTCATATTCCAGGACAATGAAGATGGTTGTTCTGAAATGA